A stretch of DNA from Thiothrix subterranea:
AGCCCGCGTTACTGCGCGAGATTTTTCACGACCACAAAAGCACCGCGCAAATCGCCTTCTTTATAACCCGTGGCTTTGTCTTGTGGGTACAGCTCGGTTAACTTAGCGGTGACGGCTGGGCTGAGTTCGGTGCCGTGGCATTTCAAACAAACCGCAGCGGTCGGGATCGCTTTCATGAAACGGAATTCATTGTTGACCACTTCCGCGTAAGCGATGGTTGCAGGGTCTTCACCGGCGGCTTTTTTCGCTTCAAAATCGTTTAATACAGCGGTTTGCCATTCATTGGCCTGACCCATTACTGGGTTACGGTTTTTCAAGCTTACCCGGCTGACTTCCATGCCCTTTTCGGCTGAAACGGCTTTGGCAATTTCCGGCGCTTTGGTGTGGCAAATGCCCATTGCTTCAACCGGGCCACCGGCTTTCATGGCGGCTTCGAGTTCGCCTTTGAGTGTGCCACCCAAGGCTTGTACAGCACCTTTGGCGGATTCTACCAACGCGGCTTTGTCAACGGCGGGCGCAGCAGATGCCGGAGCCGCTTGTTGTGCAGCGACGTCGGTTTGAGCCGGAGCAGCAGCAGGCGCTTCAGCGGCTTTCTCTGCTTTTTCACCGCACGCGGTCAGCAATGCTGCCAAACTCACCATTACCATATACTTATTCATATCAACACCTTCACATTAAAAAT
This window harbors:
- a CDS encoding Tll0287-like domain-containing protein, yielding MNKYMVMVSLAALLTACGEKAEKAAEAPAAAPAQTDVAAQQAAPASAAPAVDKAALVESAKGAVQALGGTLKGELEAAMKAGGPVEAMGICHTKAPEIAKAVSAEKGMEVSRVSLKNRNPVMGQANEWQTAVLNDFEAKKAAGEDPATIAYAEVVNNEFRFMKAIPTAAVCLKCHGTELSPAVTAKLTELYPQDKATGYKEGDLRGAFVVVKNLAQ